From one Camarhynchus parvulus chromosome 25, STF_HiC, whole genome shotgun sequence genomic stretch:
- the ANP32E gene encoding acidic leucine-rich nuclear phosphoprotein 32 family member E isoform X1, with amino-acid sequence MEMKKRINLELRNRAPEKVTELVLDNCRSSNGEIEGLNDSFKELQFLSMANVELTSLAKLPTLSKLRKLELSDNVISGGLEVLAERCPNLTYLNLSGNKIKDLGTVEALQNLKNLKSLDLFNCEITNLEDYRDSIFELLQQITYLDGFDQEDNEAPDSEDDDDEGDEDDDDDENEAGPPGEYEEEDDEDDGASDLGEGEEEEEVGLSYLMKEEIQDEEDDDDYVEGGDEEEEAEGVRGEKRKREPEDEGEEEED; translated from the exons ATGGAGATGAAGAAGCGCATCAACCTGGAGTTGCGGAACCGGGCCCCCGAGAAG GTGACAGAGTTGGTGCTCGATAACTGCCGCTCCAGCAACGGGGAGATCGAAGGGCTCAATGACTCATTTAAGGAGCTCCAGTTTCTCAGCATGGCCAACGTTGAGCTGACATCCCTGGCCAAGCTGCCCACGTTGAGCAAGCTCCGGAAG CTGGAGTTGAGCGACAATGTCATTTCTGGAGGCCTGGAGGTCCTTGCAGAGAGATGTCCTAATCTCACATATCTAAATCTAAGTGGCAACAAAATCAAAGATCTTGGCACTGTGGAAGCTCTT caaaatctGAAGAATTTGAAGAGTCTTGACCTGTTCAACTGTGAGATTACAAACCTTGAGGACTACAGGGACAGCATCtttgagctgctccagcagatcACATACCTGGATGGGTTTGATCAGGAGGACAACGAGGCACCAGACTcagaagatgatgatgatg AGggggatgaagatgatgatgatgatgagaaTGAAGCTGGGCCTCCAGGAGAATAtgaagaagaagatgatgaagacGATGGAGCTTCAGATTTGGGTGAaggtgaagaggaggaggaagttgGTCTTTCATACCTgatgaaagaagaaattcag GATGAAGAGGATGATGATGACTACGTTGAAGGAGgtgatgaggaggaagaag CAGAGGGTGTCCGAGGGGAGAAGAGGAAACGAGAGCCCGAGGATGAAggcgaggaagaggaggattaA
- the ANP32E gene encoding acidic leucine-rich nuclear phosphoprotein 32 family member E isoform X2 translates to MEMKKRINLELRNRAPEKVTELVLDNCRSSNGEIEGLNDSFKELQFLSMANVELTSLAKLPTLSKLRKLELSDNVISGGLEVLAERCPNLTYLNLSGNKIKDLGTVEALQNLKNLKSLDLFNCEITNLEDYRDSIFELLQQITYLDGFDQEDNEAPDSEDDDDEGDEDDDDDENEAGPPGEYEEEDDEDDGASDLGEGEEEEEVGLSYLMKEEIQDEEDDDDYVEGGDEEEEEGVRGEKRKREPEDEGEEEED, encoded by the exons ATGGAGATGAAGAAGCGCATCAACCTGGAGTTGCGGAACCGGGCCCCCGAGAAG GTGACAGAGTTGGTGCTCGATAACTGCCGCTCCAGCAACGGGGAGATCGAAGGGCTCAATGACTCATTTAAGGAGCTCCAGTTTCTCAGCATGGCCAACGTTGAGCTGACATCCCTGGCCAAGCTGCCCACGTTGAGCAAGCTCCGGAAG CTGGAGTTGAGCGACAATGTCATTTCTGGAGGCCTGGAGGTCCTTGCAGAGAGATGTCCTAATCTCACATATCTAAATCTAAGTGGCAACAAAATCAAAGATCTTGGCACTGTGGAAGCTCTT caaaatctGAAGAATTTGAAGAGTCTTGACCTGTTCAACTGTGAGATTACAAACCTTGAGGACTACAGGGACAGCATCtttgagctgctccagcagatcACATACCTGGATGGGTTTGATCAGGAGGACAACGAGGCACCAGACTcagaagatgatgatgatg AGggggatgaagatgatgatgatgatgagaaTGAAGCTGGGCCTCCAGGAGAATAtgaagaagaagatgatgaagacGATGGAGCTTCAGATTTGGGTGAaggtgaagaggaggaggaagttgGTCTTTCATACCTgatgaaagaagaaattcag GATGAAGAGGATGATGATGACTACGTTGAAGGAGgtgatgaggaggaagaag AGGGTGTCCGAGGGGAGAAGAGGAAACGAGAGCCCGAGGATGAAggcgaggaagaggaggattaA